Part of the Pelobates fuscus isolate aPelFus1 chromosome 12, aPelFus1.pri, whole genome shotgun sequence genome, GCAAACTAAAGTCTTGTtttgatttaaataaaattgtgATAGGTGTAGCCAAGTTGATACACATCTAGATAAGATTCTTTTGGAAACATACACTGATTAACGTCCTGCTTTTTTCACTTAGTGGAACCAGCAGACTTGGATTTATTGACTACTATAGCAGATGGAGACCTTCTCAGGATTTTCAGTGGGATCTGGGCAAGTTGATACCAATTTTATATAATTGAAACATTTACATTTACCTTCATTCCTCTACTTAATTTATTTGTACGACAAATTCTCCTCTCTGTAACACCGGAGATTTCTGCTCACTATTTCTCTTCACAACAGATAGCAAAACAGTCAGACAATGAATTAGCTGTATATTATTCATTTGTGTTTTCTGAACATCCTTGATGCGATCTTACATTAATACTGTGTTTTCTTCGTTACGCTAGATCTCTATGTTGTCTTTACGCCaagtaaaattataattaaaatcatATTACTCGTATATAATGAAAGTTATACTTTTAATTAAAGAAACGTTGTTAAAACCTCAACTACTTCAACAGAATGAAGTGGTTAGAGTTCCGGAAGTTCATGGGTACTGGGCCTTGCTTCACTGATGAATGGTTTACTCCCTGTTTAGTACAGGTGCTCGCTCCTTGGTAGCCTGCAGCCTCTGATTACATTATGGCTGAGGTGGAGTTATGCTGCCACCTTACTACCTTCGAATTCCTACCAGGGATTGGTGGGGAGGGGTAATTGGCTACGAGTTGATGCTCTCTGCCTATTACTGCCTGCtaccactgatatatatatatttttttaaaatttgacaatttttatttattttgtcagtaAGCAACGTAttcagggtacagaaaagaatggGATTATAGTTAATACGATTAGATTTGTACAGTTGCTCCTTATACAGGGAGAGGGTACAtaacagaggagggggggggagtgcaTCACAGGTTGATACAGACAAGATTTTTTGTAACAGTAACATTAAATCCACACACTACATCTAACAACATATCAACATCAGCATCCCACGGGTGGCAGTGGCAGTAAGCATATGCAACTTGGGTATGTTGAGGACATATTTTGAGAGGCAAACCAGAAATCTGCTTCTGGAGGCCAGACTGCATACTGAACACGTCTGTTAAAAGGTGAGTAAACTGTTTAGCAGTGATGTGGGATGCAGTGCTCATGAactccaggcatcataacaaTGTCAATCATTCGAAGTAGTGTTGGTACCTGCAGTGTTACTTTAATGATATATGTTAGAATGATTGTGTAAACATAGTGAGAAACAAATGAAGAAGTAAAACCATGATGAGTCATTTTGgttgctaagaaaaaaaaaatattattaatcctATTTGTTACTGGATAGGTTTTAAATTCTTATTATGGGAGGATTTTGCtacttttactgattttttttttacatttttctccaACTTTATATATATCACTATGAACAAACATTACATTGtgatattgctaaaaaaaaagaatggacaaTCACGaacaacaaaatgttttttttatttgctaaaaAATGAGCTTTATTAGTATAAAAATAAGttgccaaataaaaataatacctaACATTTCCAGTTTTGGCTCCACAGTGAAAAACATAACAGACGTTATATcacttacaaaataaataacCTAACTTGTTGGTAAGATCACACTCATCAACAAGACTTTACTCACCAGAAAAGGCTACGATAAGAACACTTAACATCCTACAAGGCAAACATGATTTTAAGGAAATTATTAAAATCATTATAAGCCCTGTTTCCTTTCAAGCATTCAAATCTAAAAATTATCTAAAAGTAAACACAGTTTCAAGCACCGAAATATAACCGATATACTCACAAAAGTGtgaactgtcaggaattcaatgTGGAATACAAAGTCAATTTCCAATATTAGGGCACATTAGCTGAACTGCAAAAATTGTCAGCGTCAGCtaagttttcagtttggctagacTGCGCCGAAATTTAAAGTCActatggtatcaaattgaattcattaatattcacactttagtgaataatccattAAATTTCCACTTGGTATTAAATTCAGTTTTAGTCTTTTGCATACTTGAAATGACAacatacatttgtttttatattttttctttccaaCTCCTTTGCATTTTTCTGGATATCTGAAATACTAATGGTAAGAAAGAGTAGGGAGAAGTACCATATGATATAATACGGACTGTTAAAATCAAGGTCACATGATATAACTCAGGGTTATCCAATCAGACCTTCATGATGTAACTTGAATACAGTTCTGACAATTCACCACCATATCTTGGTTGACAAAGAAATTTGGGGAATGAAGCCACACAATTGTTGGAGTGCTAAGGCTGGACAAGCTTAATAAAAAATGATGCTGTAACTATTTAGACACGGCTGcagtaaacagaaaaaaactttGTTAAATCAGATTTAAATTCTGATATTAAAAGCATGCAAActtctataaaatataaaaattattttaaattctaCAGCACACCATAGAATTAAGCATACACGGTGGATTCCCTTCAGCTGTGGTACTAGCAAAATTATTAGGAATACAATGTTTTCCTTGCAAAGgtaacatttctatttttttttatacacattaaaTATTTTGCTCACTACGTGCAACTGCTCTCCCTTTAAAACGTagctacaataaaataaaacccaaCAAGTTAAAATAAAATCTCCAGTTGTGTGTAACTTTGTTCTTAACACCATACTGCAGATTAACAATAACACATTATATAGAATATCTAACCTTTATTTAGATATTCCTGCCCTAATTTccctatttatttaacaaaatatttgaaaaaataagaaataattttgattttttttagggAGAATAAATAAATCTTATAATAACATAGTTCTTCCTATATAAAACTGGTAGCAGCTAAGACAAATCACTGAACTGTGAGAAGCCAAACAGGATaaatataaacattccaatgtatCTCTTTTCCATAGCTGGCCTTGCAGTGAATAAATGTGTTTGGGTTATCTGTAAGCATGTTTCAGGTGACAGCCATCTGTATCACTGTGATTCCAAGGCTTTAACTAACAAACATCAACATATTTTACGGtggaatgtatcgatgaatataAAATGGCAATGTCTGCAAAGATTATCCATGGTACGATATGGTTCAGTGATGTAATGGAGTTGGATCCTTTGTAGTTTTGTTCAACCAGCCTTCTGCTTATAACAAAGCTTTCAAAAGGAAAGATAATCCTGCTCCAAGAGAGAGACCCAACGCAAGGAAGAATGTCATGATGGCACCAGTCACCTCACTTTCATGGGGCAACACTTTCCTGTGGAGGATAATGTGAGCTATAATTACCTATTGTAAGATGCACACACAATCTGAACCATTTATATCGCTTATCCTGTGATGTTAATTTATTCTTTTCATGTACACtatacatcaaaaataaagaatatgacTACATCAAAATGCATTAACATGTATTCATTCTATACATACTTGTGCCTATCTACATGTTTACATATTATGTATACTCATCCCATGGCAACACATGTCCAAAAATAAGGAGAAAGAAACAGATACCATTCCCCTTCTGATATGAAGGAAAATCATacattgccgccccccccccccccccccaactttaaTAATGGTAtgactataaaaaaaaacctaacattTATACCATCAGATCGTATCCTGGGATGTTTAGTGCTCATGCTACCTATATGAACTCACACTACTTTGCACTTCCATACTCTTTCAATGTGAGCTCATTTGAGTATCCAAACTTGTATTTACTATTTAAGAAATGCCTACTCTTGCAACATAATGCAGAGTAATATACGTAAGTACAAGTCTGAGAATCTCCATTGCAGTGAAAGTATAAATGATGGCATTGCATTTTCACACaagcattttattaaaatttgtattaCCGCAGTCACAACATTTTAAGTAGATACTAGATTTAAAAACATACTTTGCTTGCTGTGGCGTATAACTCTGGAAGGCATTGATATCCACTACAACAAAACCAATTAAGTGGTTATGTTTATAGTGCAAATAAACataattttacactttttttatgTGTTCCTGAAGTTGAATGATCCCAGTGCTTATCTAAATAAGATAAAATCATGAACCCATATTTCATGTCTACATAAATAGCTGTCACTTACTTGGGCGCCAGGCACATTGGGAGAGATATGCAGTAGCCGCTGCTCATGGAGAATAGAATCATGAAGATGATGAACCAGGCATCATTTGAGAAGATGACCGTGAGGTAGTTATGGTTGGGGATGTTACACAACATAAATAAGGGAATAAATATTATGCGGCAGCACGCAAGTAGAGGGAGATATTTACAgtcaggacctggctgtggatgAAGAAAGAAACACAGTAAGAACATTAAAGTACAACACCATGCAAACATATTACTTATGTAATGATAAAATGTTAACTACATATTATACTAATAAAATAAAGGTATAGACACAACACATTTCAGCATTTAGCTTTTGTGCTTTACCtacaactcaaaaaaaaaaaaaaaatcaaaaatcaaaaaggatgctcaggggtaggggcaatGCTGAAAATAAGCAATTCAGGTGTGTTTATGAGTAAAGGCTATCCGTAAGAATAACTATTCTTCTTTAGACACTATcaaaagaagagaaaaatagATTTTGCAGATTTTGGTAATGAGAACTGTAAAAGCCCTATCATGGAAAATATTAGGACACCTTAATAATTAGACCCCTTGTTAAATAAGGAATTGATTCTTGCAACTCGAAggcatgttttttatatttattagtgTAAAGCTAAACATATTCACTGAGATAAGTCTGCCTGTACATGTACTTGTTGAATGTGCACACTCCACGAGTCCCCAGGCAGTCTCCCTCACACCTATCTACAACAGAGTCTATGCAAGGGTACTGTATGTTGTGTCTTTAATGGACATTATATTTTCAAATGCAGTTTGCTTTCCGCAACTCCATCTACTCCATTTTGTGAACTCACAGGACAAGTAATATTTAGGTGTCTTTCAGGTCACTCCCAGATCTTAAAAAAGATCCCCAAACCACTACACTTGGCCACATATGGATCATAATACCACATTGGGCCACCATCACTTTTTTATGGGTTGACTTCTGGCAGTCCACAATTACTAAAATCCTTGACTACTGAGGGCACCATAACATGTTATATTTCACAGGGctataaaagtaaaaatgaggcCAAACATAAGGTAACAGGATAAAAAACTAGGGATTGGTAGAAAAAAAGAGACCCTAGCTGGAGGGTTCTAACAAGGGAGGATACTTACCCACAGAGTGTATGACGTAATGCTTCGCCCAACCCAATCCATAATGTTAAATAACAAGAAGCAGCAAACAGGGTTAAAAAATTttgctaaaaaataaaaagagatagaATCACAAATTAATGAGACTAAGATGATGCACACAGCAATAAAGCATGGAGCAGCTAAAAGAATGATCTGAGAAACTTACCCCATGACTCATTTTCGGTGTTACTCCTGACATTTGCGGTAATTGCAGGAAACACGGAAAGAGTCACTGTAAATCCAATCACTAAGGTCAGAGCCATTATCCAgatctgggaagacaaaatataCAATTGTAATAATTATAAAGGGGTTATTTTCTGGATTACAACTACTAACACTTGCTACTCGCCTAAAGCtggagaaatgcaccaaaaatgcAGTGCAACAAATATTGGTAACGGCAAGGCCTTGATGCTCCAGCCTTATGACAGTTACTTAAAAAAGTGGTGTATTAACTTTTCATGAGTATTTCTGCTTTTGCCAATGGCACCTATTTATCCTCCTATTTGCATCAAAATGTTTCTTACTGTAAATTTTCCATCACATTAGGTCACCATTAAAAAGGGAGAAAACTATCTAAAAGAGGAATAGAAGTAGGGAAGAGACAGATTATTTTGGCACTAAAAGAATGTGGGAAAAGGGTATCAATGTATTAAGAATAGAGTTTTATAAACAAGACAATGTGCACAAAACTGCCACAAACATGAAAGTCAAAGCATAACTTTTTATATTTAATCCCCATGGTTTTTGGAATACCAATATCCATTGACGTCAGTGATCTTACTTTTTTTAACACAGCACAGATGGAGACATGTTGCTTTTCTTCAACGGCTGCACAAGCTTCACCATCCTTCAGAAGGAGAACTGCTTTCTTCTCAGTTCCAGTATCTCCATTTATCTCTGTTAGTAAACACAAGCTAAATTTAAACACAGATTATCCATTCAGAGTGTTCAAAATTTTAAGTATGAAGTTACTTGTCAAGCCTCcaaaaaatgtgtatgtgttttacaCCTGCAGCAgtaagtgtcagtgtgtctgaatgcagaggtgtatttgtgtgaacTTTCACTATATAAATGGAAAGGTGTATTTGTCATTGGTTCTCTCCATCACCACATGACTGCTGCCCCAAGTCAAATATCAACATCCACATTTGTCTGGACTCTCCCCAAATCACTCAACGCCTCTTTGTTACCCATGAGTCCTGCAACCATTTCCTACTATTCTACATACTTCTCTCTTTACATTGTTCAGTGGTCCACCCTGCTTGCTTACCGCTTGTAGTGAATGGGAGTTTTGTGTTTAGTATGACAAAGAATACGAATAATTTGCGCTCTAATGATCGCTGAGAAAGATATGTTGAACAGAACAAGATGAGGCAGCCTGATGTGGATATGCCTATTACCACTGTCAGCAGCTCAGGTCCTGGAGCCTCCTTAAACCTGAATGTTGCTACTGGCTTCTTTCCCACTAAATAACATGTGGTATGCGACAATAAGTAAACTAATACGTCTTCCTCTGGAAAGCTTGCCAGGACTGAATTTTTACTTTCCAATGGAGAATGAACCTTCTGTACAGACATGTAAACATTTTGCATGGTTACTGTTTTCATttaattgggaaaaaaaagttaCTCTGTACCTTTGTTTAACAGTTCCGTGTTTGTCTCTACTTCATAATTCTTAGAAGTCTGACTGTTAGATTTGGAAAGATAAAACTGTGCAAATTCCTGCACAAATGAGAAAGGAAAACAAGAAACAATAACTAAGACtaattaaacaaaataaccacatattacatttaatgaatttaaatacacacaacagcaaaaaaacaaacaacacttGTTTTGAAAGTGCTTATATATTATGAATGTAGACCTGATTTGAAGCTGGTCATGAATTCATGAAATTCCAGTACCTGAattttacttaaaataaaaagattatCTGTATTATTGCCTCTTTGTGACATAACACAGTATTAAAATAAGTATATTCCATAATATCTGAACTTTACTTGTTTTAATGCAATGCGGGTTGAGGATCCACCCCCACATGTTTGGAGTAACAGGAGGTGCAGAGTCTAAGTCTACTCCAGGATTTCCACAACAGGTTAATTATCTCACCTGCAGCTAACAATTAGGTCTAGCTGCTCTTAAATAGACATCTGACTAAAGGAGTTTGAATAATGTGCTTGCAGAAAGGTATTCCAAGGATAGTGCTTCTGTTTATTATGTTATGGTTAAAAAGCAGGGTAGCTGCTGAACAGTAGTCAGGCCTACATACTGAATGCTTAGTAAGAGCTCAAGCTGAACAATGTTTTCTTgtgttgtttattttgtataaatCACTATCCATCAATAAAACTGCATGGCTAAGGggtacagggacactgcacccagaccacttcaatgaaataaagtagtatgggtgcctataatgttcctttgatAAAATATTCACTTTGACTTAGTTGATATTTCACTGAAATGCCAacgcagtcaaaagatataaTAAGCAGGCACTACACTTGATAAAAGGCAGAGCTACCACCATCATGTTGTAACTTTGTAATTCCATATGGTCTTTGTAATAGAGTACAGCATTGAAGTGGGCTCCTGGCAGATAAAGCACCAGGTGCTTAAGAGTATCCACACGATGGCAGTGGCTGCAAAGGACCAGGTAAGTACAACCTACCATCTCCTGCACCTTTGAGCCACCACATTTTGCAATGTCGTAatcttgcaaaatatgcaaataccCCCAGAAGGGGACAGTGCTACTTTAAAAACCTCTAACAGTGTCTGTAGGACTTGGTGCTTTAAGGCAGGGTATTTGGATCCAATTCCCGTGGCAACGTGCCTGAAGCATTAGGTTACAATACATATaagtaaataacttttttttcaatgcatctctaggctTACCCTTGCTATAACAAAATGGCCATGTTTAAGTCCTCTTGATTAGAAGCAGTTACTCTGACCACAAATTGTGCAGGAGAGCAAGAGCTAGTAGTGTATGCTTTCAAATACTGCCCTTTAGGACTATTTGAGACCTTCAAATTCTGCATATTATTTCCAACTAAAGAGGGCTAAAAATTTCTGCCTTCATTGAGAAATGGTAAGCTGAGAGATGcaataaaagttatatatatgtattcagtATAAAATACTacacaagtaataataaaaacgGTTAACGTTTTTTCTTTAAGCCACTTAACAATTCTCACATCTAACAAatgtaaacaataaaacaaataatatattatCAGTATTAGAAACACAACACTGCCAAAATCCATAACAGTAAAACACAGAtgctaattaaaatatttaaatgaaaagaTACTTagttttttatgttatgttatattaacACCCATTAAAAGTAATCCTTGTTTAAatttgtgtgaaatattgcatctTCTATCCTGTCCATAGAAATTGTTAcatttttgttataaaaataaacacaacagCATTCTACAGCTGCATGACTTGTCATACACAGTTTAGACTTGGACATCCAAAGACATACATTTCTCTCTTTTGTCCTAAtgctacatgttttttttttttatctaactcTTTCATAGTAACCACTTCAGCCTTCCTCTCAAATTTATATCCGTAGAGCTGCAACAAGGATGCACAGACTAATTGGTACCTGCATGTTCGTCAGGATTGAACCTGTATGGCTACCTACATTCACTAAATATTCTTATCGGCAAGCACCACCATTtagctttgtttgtttttaaataacatttcCTGTGTATGTAAAGATTAAGGAGCATGATGTCATGGAGGGTCAGTACTGCCTTTGACTCACCTAGCAGATTATAGATATACAGGAGATTACATAATTTGCTCCATAGTGACAATTATAAAATTTATACACACGAGGCAATGGGGTATCTGCTCTACATGAAGAAGCCTAGTATTTACATTACCAATCACAATGTTAGTATACATGCTTTCAAGTATCATTTACTAGGTTCGCTATAAAACATTGAATGTTATCTGTACTTAAATTTTTTCCACACACATTCTATAAGATTACAGCCTTGAGACTGGAAGGGACAGGTCATTAACATAAGCAGATGCTCACTCCCCACTTGGTAAGTCTCGAAGGGCCAATTAATAGTGCTGTAAACTATAGTATAGATAAAAGTCCTGTAAGTTTTTGAATTGTAGACATTGACACTACAAGGTAAATAGTAACGCTTCAACACTTATCTTTAGAATGCATCATTATGAAAATGTTACTATTAACCtacatcaataaaaaaataaggctTAGCAGGTCTGTGGACTGAGTTGTCTCTCATTTATCACCAATTGTTATGCTTTGAGACGCCTTATGAATTGTAGGTTGTTTGCAATTCTGAAATATTTGAAATTGGAAAACCTACAACAAATATTTTCAATTATGCATGTGCTGTGGTTGTTATGGCAACTCCCTAGCCGTTGCTACTGGCACTGGCTAGGGAGTACAGGCACGGAGCGATATGACACAACAAAGCCAGCGTTGGAGTGTCATGGAGAAGGTTTGTTCTGCTAGGGACAACGAGCACAGGAGGAGAATGGACAGACCTACGTTGGGTGATGCAGAAGTGCAACACCAACCTCTTTAATGAGATTGCAGAGTGGGAACGGATGTCATgatggtttccctttaaccccttaaggacacatgccatatgtgacatgtcatgattcccttttattccagaagtttggtccttaaggggttaattcactttgtttatgcagtccaagTCACACATTCCCTGTATGTGGCCTACACAattccctacacatttcctgtaaagagacatctaatgtttaaacttcctttattgcacaatctgttaaattttgaatttcttacctcctgctctgttaatggccGGTAGGAGCCACCTTTGTCTGATTAATAAAACTTCTAAAGCATACACCCTATGCAATCAGATCTGAttgagaattaaaaaaatgtttccttgcaagctgtgtcagtcacagccaggggatatgtggctaggactgcataaacataaTCTAAAGTGCTTTACTTCTTAAagggcagaaaattgagcagtaagactgcaggggcctgATCTATATATTAAAGTggcgtcattaagctaaagttgttttagagtATGCATTTAAGCATCAATACTCTTCATCAggggtttccaacccagtcctcaagtacccactgccagtccaggatttagggatcaccATGttctgtctaaagtgtttttattcccataaaaacaccttagacacaactgggtaatcccttaaTCGTGGACTGTtatggggtacttgaggactgggttgggaaccactgctctacatCATAAAAATCTGCTCCTTAGCAAACCTGCCAACTCTGACATGCAATGCGGCTAATTAGGTATGTGGAAGAAAGGGGTCATTAAACTTTGCTGGGGAGGCTCAAATGCCACCAACTCCTTAGATGCACCCATTTGTAAGTGATTTTCTTGCAAACTTTAAAACTATCCAGCTGGCTTTATTTGATAGATTTCCTACCTTTGCTTTTCAGTTTTATGTGTAAGACAGAATTCAGGTCATGGGATAACAAATAATTTTCTATTCTCCATTTCTAAGACCGTCTCTCCACCCAGCTGGTGAGGTCAATGATATTTTTTATAGTCCTCTGGCATGTGATACTATGCAATATATGTTATAAAACATGATATAGGAAACACAGATACTGAATTTTCATATTTACCAAACGATATAGTAGCAGGTAACATGTGATAGAAATGAAAGTCCCAACACACGGAGTGATAAAATAGCCCAGGGCTGTGGTTCGATGATCTGCCCCACCTGAGGGAGAGAGATGTGAagactgagggagggaggaggcatGGGATACCAGACAAATATTGCAAATGTTTGGAGACAGATTCAGAGAGGAAACTATGACCAGAGGTAATAATCAGGATGGATGTGATGCAAGTTGCAAAAAGTGAATATCTGAGAAAGAGAATTGCATAAGCAAAGTCTAGTAAGTTGATGGGGaagtaacaaaaagaaaaagaggcaTAAAGAGAAGGATGACATGACTGGAGAACATAAAAAAGGGGGTTAACTCAAGGATGGGAAGAAAATATGCTTGCATAAAGTTCATGTATGTTGCAGGTATTTAGTTTGCTAATGCAGTAATGCAAAAATTAGTTTCtatttctaaatttaaaaaaagaaaaagaaatgatGCGTGAGAAAAACAGTTTTGGTTTAGGTAACATGAATTCTCTTATTCACAaaagtccctttaataatgaaaGTAGCTAACAATTTGGGTCCTAAAAAAAGAGCAAAAACTCATCACTAGAGATTCACCAAGATAtgtaaaattttagaccaaaacaaCTGAGCTGGAAACATAGGTGTATTCTAAGTTGTTTTAATTTCTGTTATTTTGACCTAAAAGTTGAAATTCACTGGCCAATTCCTAGATTCCTGAACAACTTAGAATGTCATAGGCGTCAGATAGTTTAGTTGGGTATTGCAACAACTACAGAACCCTTTCAAACCTAGGAGCTACAGATTACCTTTCAAGCCATCCACTCAGCCCTTCATGATCCGTAGGTAAGTGAACAACATTTCAATAGTGTGTCCATGAGAAGCACTTAGCATCCAGTGTTAGCatatgcacaaacacatacacaaaattccAATTCTGATGCAAATTTATTCTAAGTTCATTGAAACGAGATCTTGCATACTGTATTTATTTCCCAATCTCATGAAAATGATTGTATGCTTTTTTTAGTCATGGAAGACAAGAACAATTGCATCTATCACTGTGCAAATTTGGTAATGACAAAGACAGAAACATCAGACTGGGCTGTCTATTCAGTTGTTAAAATTAGGTACGTATGGAAATAGAGGAATGAGATATAAAGAAACAATGAAACGAGGGAGAGAAAAGGGAAGAGAAAATAAATCTGCACAGAGACAGAGTTAGCCtgaaataaaatctgtcaatttGCCAGTGTTATTTGGCGTGCAAAAATCATCTTAATTCTATCAGGGTGAAGATGAAGTATTAAACCATATGGGAGGCAAAGAAAGAAGTGGTTGAAAGTGCAGGACAATGTCATAGACCAGTGCTGGCtagctttcatttaaaaacaaacaaaccttaaTACAATTTAATCACTGCagtattaaagtactttttttgtaggttcatttataaattattaaagattttattccCTGTACTTTTGAACACAGAACACAATGGACTTGATTTAATTAGAGATGACCATCTTTATGGGGAGTTTATTTATCGTTTCCGAATGATCAAATAGACGTCATTAATGGAAAAAAGTCAAAATTTGATCAGCGCTAAAAATGCCACAAATATGGGGGTGTATAATAAATAGGCAGCACACCTATAAACAGGGGAGTACCCTCCAATCCCCTATGGATAGTTAGAAAtagaacaacaaaaaactaaagaaagggtgcgcctttaatacagaagattatatataaaatataagcatAAAATAGTTATAAATAGAGTCCAGGATAATAGTCCACAATAAATAAGGGAAATTCCTGTAGGACAGCGGTAATTCGTCTCAGATgtaggtttgtttttttcaatgcgCCATATGGAAAGAATAACAAAAAGAGAGGAAATCCAATGGTACAGTCGTAGATATAAATGGATATATAAGAATATGTAAGTattactcacaatttccagagctaaaatccagctc contains:
- the SLC29A2 gene encoding equilibrative nucleoside transporter 2 isoform X1 — its product is MGRRSWYKLSLLMSLLGFWRYPRDSLSSAPDSLRRIIDLSPESYSTISRMSRKDEPNDKHHMAAVIFFILGMGTLLPWNFFITAIPYFQFRLNPEDPAGNFSDLHVNETSAEKIHSSGDAFNFNNWLTLLAQLPLLLCTLLNSFLYQCIPERVRIVGSMVSILFLFIVTAVLVTIEMSAQSFFDITMATVWFINAFCAILQGSLFGLLALFPQKYSSMLLSGQGMAGMFAAVAMLLSMSSGADHRTTALGYFITPCVGTFISITCYLLLYRLEFAQFYLSKSNSQTSKNYEVETNTELLNKEINGDTGTEKKAVLLLKDGEACAAVEEKQHVSICAVLKKIWIMALTLVIGFTVTLSVFPAITANVRSNTENESWAKFFNPVCCFLLFNIMDWVGRSITSYTLWPGPDCKYLPLLACCRIIFIPLFMLCNIPNHNYLTVIFSNDAWFIIFMILFSMSSGYCISLPMCLAPKKVLPHESEVTGAIMTFFLALGLSLGAGLSFLLKALL
- the SLC29A2 gene encoding equilibrative nucleoside transporter 2 isoform X2; translation: MSRKDEPNDKHHMAAVIFFILGMGTLLPWNFFITAIPYFQFRLNPEDPAGNFSDLHVNETSAEKIHSSGDAFNFNNWLTLLAQLPLLLCTLLNSFLYQCIPERVRIVGSMVSILFLFIVTAVLVTIEMSAQSFFDITMATVWFINAFCAILQGSLFGLLALFPQKYSSMLLSGQGMAGMFAAVAMLLSMSSGADHRTTALGYFITPCVGTFISITCYLLLYRLEFAQFYLSKSNSQTSKNYEVETNTELLNKEINGDTGTEKKAVLLLKDGEACAAVEEKQHVSICAVLKKIWIMALTLVIGFTVTLSVFPAITANVRSNTENESWAKFFNPVCCFLLFNIMDWVGRSITSYTLWPGPDCKYLPLLACCRIIFIPLFMLCNIPNHNYLTVIFSNDAWFIIFMILFSMSSGYCISLPMCLAPKKVLPHESEVTGAIMTFFLALGLSLGAGLSFLLKALL